The genomic stretch GGCGGAAATAAAATCCTGATTCGGGTTGCCCATGAGGACGTGGGGCGAGTAATCGGGAAGAGGGGAGCAACGATCAACGCTATCCGGCTGTTGGCCAAAGCGGCAGCAGTCAAGGCCGGTGAAAGGGTTGATGTTGACATCGTCGAGGACTAAATAATTAACGTAAGCATAATAACGGCATTCCCGGAATTATTCGCAAATTTCCTGACAACAAGCATTCCGGGACGTGCTGTAACAAATGGGCTTGTCGGCCTTGAAGTCGTGAACTTGCGCGATTTCGGACGGGGAAATTATAAACAATTAGATGATTATGCGTTCGGTTCTGGCGGGATGTTGTATGCAGCTCCGCAATTGAAGGACGCATTAAACTTCGCGACTCACGGAGATTCTAAACCGTTCGTAATTTTTCCTTCGCCACAGGGGGTCTTAGTCAGTCAGGAAATTATTGAGACACTGGCGCATCAGGATCAAGTTATTATAATCTGCGGACATTATGAGGGCATTGACGAAAGATTTACGCAAAAATATGTAGATTTAGAAATTTCTATAGGTGATTGCGTTCTGACAGGGGGAGAAATTCCCGCAATGTTGATAATTGACGCGATGTCGAGGCTTGTTCCGGGTGTTGTCGGCAAAAATAAAG from Synergistaceae bacterium encodes the following:
- a CDS encoding KH domain-containing protein, translating into GGNKILIRVAHEDVGRVIGKRGATINAIRLLAKAAAVKAGERVDVDIVED